One window from the genome of Marinobacter sp. LV10R510-11A encodes:
- the murI gene encoding glutamate racemase has product MAPRILIFDSGVGGLSVAARVHEAMPHVSIVYLADNAAFPYGDQPESVVIERCCTLIAVALEQYPCDAIVVACNTASTIALPHLRAITEVPVVGVVPPVKPAAAQTLNRRIGLLATPATVRRPYIDQLIGEFAADCQVERVGHPGLVQWAEGLVRGVPVPQAELDRAVVGLRDAGVDTVVLGCTHYPLLLDNLKRSLPGVKSWVDSGEAIARRVAWLLAQVQPSVDVLAEHDTSCTPVVTALFSGNSPVGVAGFMMGLGLQPRAVIGNWPGKS; this is encoded by the coding sequence GTGGCTCCCCGAATTCTGATTTTTGATTCTGGTGTGGGCGGCCTGAGCGTTGCTGCCCGTGTTCATGAAGCCATGCCCCACGTATCGATTGTGTACCTGGCTGATAATGCAGCGTTTCCGTATGGCGATCAGCCCGAATCTGTCGTGATTGAGCGCTGTTGCACCCTCATTGCCGTGGCGCTTGAGCAATATCCCTGCGATGCCATTGTTGTTGCCTGTAACACTGCCAGCACCATCGCTTTGCCGCACTTGCGCGCCATAACAGAGGTGCCTGTGGTTGGTGTGGTGCCGCCAGTGAAGCCGGCAGCGGCACAAACCCTGAACCGTCGCATAGGCCTTCTTGCCACTCCGGCAACCGTGCGGCGGCCCTATATAGATCAACTGATCGGGGAGTTTGCCGCTGATTGCCAGGTTGAACGTGTGGGCCACCCGGGGCTGGTACAGTGGGCGGAAGGCTTGGTTCGGGGCGTGCCCGTGCCGCAGGCCGAACTTGATCGGGCTGTTGTGGGGCTGCGTGATGCGGGGGTTGATACCGTGGTTCTTGGCTGCACCCACTATCCGCTTTTGCTGGATAACCTAAAGCGAAGCCTACCAGGCGTAAAGTCCTGGGTGGATTCGGGAGAAGCCATTGCCCGCCGTGTAGCTTGGCTTCTGGCGCAAGTGCAGCCATCTGTGGACGTGTTGGCCGAACACGACACGTCTTGCACGCCAGTGGTCACCGCTTTGTTCTCAGGCAACTCGCCGGTGGGTGTTGCAGGCTTTATGATGGGTTTGGGCCTGCAGCCGCGTGCGGTTATTGGGAATTGGCCCGGGAAATCATAG
- a CDS encoding DUF2156 domain-containing protein has protein sequence MSEQIFALGQTKELESTAFTFAERVSYLKQFGAHSQSFSTLQEGMQYFDAPGLGYVAYMRKWGCTFVLSDPVCAPENFGEILEQFHKRYPNASYIQVSKAVVDFMHLRFGLYGTQCGSESRIDLGKWSLSGKKKQILRTALNQAEKCGITVQERYSDDHTREISEAWIRTRKCKSNEIRFLIRPMEMEYSENERRFYAYQDGKAVGFVYFDPIYRNNEIISYVPNISRANADFRQGVFYTLMAHAMEAFKAEGVPYLDLGLIPLSLDSTTEHQESPLLKRILHGLYNRGNSIYNFKGLEFTKSRFRGDNFKTYCCHKRGIPVWEFLVMFKLTQVL, from the coding sequence ATGTCGGAACAGATTTTTGCACTCGGGCAAACCAAAGAACTTGAAAGCACTGCCTTTACCTTCGCCGAGAGGGTGAGTTATCTGAAACAGTTTGGTGCTCATTCTCAGTCCTTCTCCACTTTGCAGGAGGGTATGCAGTACTTCGATGCACCTGGCCTGGGCTACGTGGCCTATATGCGCAAGTGGGGCTGCACATTTGTTCTGTCCGATCCTGTATGCGCCCCGGAAAACTTCGGCGAGATTCTTGAGCAGTTCCACAAGCGTTATCCCAACGCTTCCTATATTCAGGTCTCAAAGGCAGTGGTCGACTTCATGCATCTGCGCTTTGGCCTTTATGGAACACAGTGTGGTAGCGAATCTCGCATCGATTTGGGCAAGTGGTCTCTCAGTGGCAAGAAAAAACAAATTCTGCGCACCGCGCTGAATCAGGCTGAAAAGTGCGGGATAACGGTGCAGGAGCGCTACAGTGACGACCACACCCGTGAAATCTCAGAGGCTTGGATTCGTACCCGAAAATGCAAAAGCAATGAGATCCGCTTTCTGATCCGCCCCATGGAGATGGAGTATAGCGAGAACGAGCGCCGTTTCTACGCTTACCAAGATGGCAAGGCCGTGGGGTTTGTCTACTTTGACCCAATATATCGCAACAACGAAATTATCAGTTACGTGCCTAATATTTCCCGCGCCAACGCAGATTTCCGACAGGGCGTTTTTTACACCTTAATGGCGCATGCCATGGAGGCGTTCAAAGCTGAGGGTGTTCCTTATCTGGATCTGGGTCTTATCCCGCTGTCTCTTGATTCCACAACGGAACATCAAGAAAGCCCACTTCTGAAGCGGATTCTGCACGGCCTCTACAATAGAGGGAACTCCATCTATAATTTCAAGGGGTTGGAGTTCACAAAATCGCGGTTCCGGGGCGATAACTTTAAAACCTACTGTTGTCACAAGCGGGGCATTCCGGTTTGGGAATTTCTCGTCATGTTCAAACTGACCCAGGTGCTATGA
- the plsB gene encoding glycerol-3-phosphate 1-O-acyltransferase PlsB: MRLYQGIRSLILTFFRKILFLWVRTDVSGNSADALELSPGKPVCYVLQYSSLSSRLVLEQEVIRAHLPGATTSLPVKNGPAHSFFFLYRRTGGMFRGRQAPVRTSEFQALVRYGLENPEQDVQIVPVSLFWGRSPDKEKSLVKLLLSDTWAVAGRLQKFLIILVHGRNTYVQFNKPLSLNQVIEEYRHSEERANRKVARILRTHFRKVRQAVVGPDLSHRRTLVEGLLRTQAVKEAIREAAAKEDIAPEKVRALAYKYADEIAASMSIVTIRIFEVVLAWLWNRLYKGIAVNNIQVVKETAQDNAVVYVPCHRSHVDYLLLSYVLYKNGLMPPHIAAGINLNMPILGPILRRGGAFFMRRSFRDNPLYATVFNEYMHVMFSRGYSVEYFVEGGRSRTGRMLQPRPGMLAMTVRSFLRNHRKPIVFIPVYIGYEKVMEGRSYLGELRGKKKQKESVFGLAKTARKLSSSFGRVALNFGEAIHLSDVLDDVHGSWRDEAYDSEYRPAWLNEAVSELSLRVASNINASVAVNPIGMIATVLLGTERLAMDEGQLIRLADQYAGLLKAFPYAETVTLPEGTGKDWVAYCESMGLISRQPQKLGDIIGLEGSNATLMTYYRNNIQHLFALPALVASLFENKSSLARERIVHLASVAYPYLQSELFLKYQADEAKAVINQWIDVLVDQGLLISLGNDRVARPEAGTEAMLRLRVLSRFIIQTVERYHIALGTLRKYGSAKITAAELEEQSTLLAERMSILFGLNAPEFFDKTLFRNFITNMQKNGVITTDDNGLLCYGEGLDEVADDARLVLSVEKRQAIQQVTMLGV; encoded by the coding sequence ATGCGTCTTTACCAGGGCATTCGTAGCCTGATTCTGACCTTTTTCCGGAAAATTCTGTTTTTATGGGTCCGAACAGATGTTAGCGGGAACAGCGCTGATGCCCTAGAGCTGTCGCCGGGGAAACCGGTATGTTATGTGCTGCAGTACAGTTCATTATCCAGCCGCCTAGTGCTTGAGCAAGAGGTTATTCGGGCGCATTTACCGGGAGCCACCACGTCGCTCCCTGTAAAAAACGGGCCCGCGCACTCATTCTTTTTCCTTTATCGCCGAACCGGCGGTATGTTTCGTGGGCGCCAAGCGCCGGTTCGCACCTCTGAATTCCAGGCGTTAGTGCGCTACGGTCTTGAGAACCCTGAGCAGGATGTTCAGATTGTTCCTGTGTCACTGTTCTGGGGCCGCTCTCCTGATAAGGAAAAATCTCTGGTAAAGCTGTTGCTGTCCGACACCTGGGCTGTCGCTGGCCGGCTACAGAAGTTTTTGATTATTCTGGTGCACGGCCGCAACACCTATGTGCAGTTCAACAAGCCGCTCTCCCTGAACCAGGTTATCGAGGAGTATCGTCATAGCGAAGAACGCGCCAATCGCAAAGTTGCACGTATTCTACGCACCCATTTCCGCAAGGTGCGCCAGGCGGTTGTGGGCCCGGATTTGTCTCACCGCAGAACACTCGTAGAAGGCTTGCTAAGAACCCAGGCAGTAAAAGAAGCCATCCGAGAAGCGGCAGCTAAAGAGGACATTGCACCAGAGAAGGTACGCGCCCTAGCCTATAAATACGCTGATGAGATTGCCGCCAGCATGTCTATTGTCACCATCCGTATCTTTGAGGTGGTGCTCGCCTGGCTGTGGAACCGCCTCTATAAAGGTATTGCCGTTAACAACATTCAGGTGGTGAAAGAGACAGCGCAGGACAATGCTGTGGTGTATGTACCCTGTCACCGCTCACATGTTGATTACCTGCTGCTATCTTACGTGCTCTACAAAAACGGCCTAATGCCCCCGCACATCGCGGCTGGCATCAATCTGAATATGCCGATTTTAGGGCCTATCCTGCGCCGGGGCGGGGCTTTTTTCATGCGCCGTAGCTTCCGGGATAACCCGCTGTACGCCACGGTTTTCAATGAATACATGCACGTAATGTTTTCTCGCGGCTACTCGGTGGAGTACTTTGTGGAGGGCGGCCGTAGCCGTACCGGGCGAATGCTACAGCCACGCCCAGGCATGCTCGCCATGACCGTGCGCAGCTTCCTGCGCAATCACCGCAAACCCATCGTGTTTATTCCTGTGTACATCGGGTATGAAAAAGTCATGGAAGGGCGCTCTTACCTCGGGGAGCTCAGAGGCAAGAAAAAACAGAAGGAAAGCGTGTTCGGCCTTGCAAAAACCGCCCGTAAACTCAGCAGTTCCTTTGGTCGGGTGGCACTTAACTTTGGCGAAGCCATACACCTGTCTGACGTTCTGGACGATGTTCACGGCAGCTGGCGTGATGAGGCTTACGATTCAGAGTATCGCCCTGCCTGGCTGAACGAAGCGGTTTCCGAACTGTCGCTGCGGGTCGCCTCCAATATCAACGCGTCTGTTGCCGTTAACCCCATTGGTATGATCGCAACGGTACTGCTTGGCACCGAGAGACTGGCTATGGATGAGGGCCAGCTTATCCGCCTTGCGGATCAATATGCGGGTCTTCTGAAAGCCTTCCCTTATGCCGAAACAGTCACCTTGCCGGAAGGCACCGGCAAAGATTGGGTCGCCTACTGCGAATCCATGGGGCTAATCTCGCGCCAGCCTCAAAAGTTGGGGGATATCATCGGGCTGGAAGGCAGCAACGCCACTCTGATGACTTACTACCGAAACAACATCCAGCATCTTTTCGCATTGCCGGCACTGGTAGCCAGCCTTTTCGAGAACAAAAGCTCCCTCGCGCGGGAGAGGATCGTTCATCTCGCCAGCGTAGCCTACCCTTATTTGCAGTCGGAACTGTTCCTGAAGTATCAGGCTGATGAGGCAAAAGCGGTCATCAACCAATGGATTGATGTTCTGGTAGATCAGGGCCTGCTTATATCTCTGGGCAACGATCGAGTCGCACGTCCGGAGGCAGGCACCGAAGCCATGCTGCGCCTGAGAGTGCTGTCACGGTTCATTATCCAGACTGTAGAGCGCTATCACATCGCTCTGGGCACACTGCGCAAGTACGGCTCGGCCAAGATCACCGCAGCAGAACTGGAAGAGCAGAGCACCCTACTGGCAGAGCGCATGTCCATATTGTTTGGGCTGAATGCACCCGAGTTTTTTGACAAAACACTGTTCCGGAATTTCATCACCAATATGCAGAAAAACGGCGTTATCACTACCGATGACAACGGGCTGCTCTGTTATGGCGAGGGGCTAGATGAAGTGGCCGATGATGCACGGTTGGTGCTGAGCGTGGAGAAACGCCAGGCCATTCAGCAAGTAACTATGTTAGGCGTCTAA
- the nudC gene encoding NAD(+) diphosphatase, with the protein MATSTIHWSPGWTTKAPEQGDLVLTLSGSGVFKPDDGWLQPLENMLGGAGSAGFLSLGSASGRPVFVTEVPESFVAAHEVVPLRDALMMISDAPAAMLSTGFQVWQWFQDHKYCGRCGGGTGFHPRDRAKWCSSCDIPWYPRLAPCVIVVIRKEGRYLLAKSSHAKHHYYSLIAGFVEPGESLEAAVAREVKEETGLDVTNIRYQASQPWPFPHQLMAGFFADYAGGELVLQEDELADAGWYLPGNRPPVPPDTTISGRLIRDMERLIAGGGIGS; encoded by the coding sequence ATGGCGACATCAACGATTCATTGGAGCCCCGGCTGGACGACCAAGGCGCCCGAGCAGGGCGATCTTGTGCTGACATTGTCGGGATCCGGTGTTTTCAAACCGGATGATGGCTGGTTGCAGCCGCTGGAAAACATGCTTGGGGGCGCCGGAAGCGCCGGCTTTTTATCGCTGGGAAGTGCCAGTGGACGCCCAGTCTTCGTAACAGAAGTGCCAGAGTCGTTTGTAGCAGCCCACGAGGTTGTTCCGCTGCGGGATGCGCTGATGATGATCAGCGACGCACCGGCGGCTATGCTCAGTACCGGTTTTCAGGTGTGGCAGTGGTTTCAGGATCATAAGTACTGTGGCCGGTGCGGTGGCGGGACGGGATTTCACCCGCGGGATCGAGCAAAGTGGTGCAGTAGCTGCGATATTCCGTGGTACCCGCGGCTTGCCCCCTGTGTGATCGTGGTCATCCGCAAAGAGGGCCGTTACCTGCTGGCAAAATCATCCCACGCAAAACACCATTACTACAGCCTGATTGCGGGCTTCGTTGAGCCAGGTGAGAGCCTAGAGGCCGCAGTTGCCCGAGAGGTGAAAGAGGAAACCGGTCTTGATGTGACCAATATTCGCTATCAAGCTTCCCAGCCCTGGCCATTCCCGCACCAGTTGATGGCAGGGTTCTTCGCAGATTATGCCGGGGGTGAGCTGGTTCTTCAGGAAGATGAACTGGCGGATGCTGGCTGGTACTTGCCTGGCAACAGACCGCCAGTGCCCCCGGATACAACCATTTCCGGGCGCCTGATACGAGATATGGAAAGATTGATCGCCGGCGGAGGTATCGGGTCTTGA